DNA sequence from the Burkholderia pyrrocinia genome:
GCCATGCGCGGCTGTCCGAAGGTTATGTGGAGGACGGTTGCGTCGAATGCCCGCTGCACCAGGGGCTGATCGACATCCGCACCGGTGCGCCGAAATGCGCGCCGATCACCGAGCCGGTGCGGACCTATCCGCTCCGGATCGTCGACGGGCAGGTGGAAGTCAATGTCGGCTGATCCGTTCGTGATCGTCGGCGCGGGCCACGCGGCCCGGCGCACGGCCGAAGCGCTGCGCGAACGCGATGCCGCCGCGCGCATCGTGATGATCGGCGCGGAGCGCGAGCTGCCGTACGACCGGCCCGCGCTGTCGAAGGATGCGCTGATGAGCGACGGCGGCGAGCAGCGCGCGTTCGTGCGCGACGCGGCGTGGTACGACACGCAGCGCATCGAGCTGCGGCTCGGCACACGTGTCGAGGCGATCGAGCGCGACGCACAGCGCGTGCGGCTCGATGATGGTACGACGCTGCCGTACGCGCGGCTCGTGCTCGCGACGGGTTCGCGGGTGCGCACGTTCGGCGGCGCGATCGACGAAGGTGTCGAGCCGCATTACGTCCGCACCGTCGACGATGCGCGTGCGTTGCGCGCGAAGCTTGCGCCGGGCCGCCGCGTCGCGGTGCTCGGCGGCGGGTTCATCGGCCTCGAGGTCGCGGCAGCGGCGCGCCAGCTCGGTTGCGACGTGACGGTGATCGATCCTGCTCCCCGATTGCTGCAACGTGCGTTGCCGGAAGTCGTCGGCGCGTATGCGCGTCAGTTGCACGACGCGCGCGGCGTGGTGTTTCAGGTGGCGACGCTGCCGCGTGCGATTCGTCGTGCGCCGTCCGGCGGTGCGATCGTCGAGACCGATCGCGGCGACGTGCAGGCCGATATCGTCGTGGTCGGCATCGGTGTCGTGCCCAATGTCGAGCTTGCACAGGCGGCCGGGCTCGACGTCGACAACGGGATACGCGTCGATGCGGGCTGTCGTACGACCGATCCCGCGATCTTCGCAGCGGGCGAGGTGACGATGCACTTCAATCCGCTGCTCGGGCGTCACGTGCGGATCGAATCGTGGCAGGTCGCCGAAAACCAGCCGGCCGTCGCGGCCGCGAACCTGCTCGGCGCGGACGAAGCCTATGCCGAGTTGCCGTGGCTGTGGTCCGATCAGTACGACTGCAACCTGCAGATGCTCGGGCTGTTCGGCAGCGAACGCACGACCGTCGTGCGCGGCGATCCGGCGAGCGGGCCGTTCACGGTGTTCGGGCTGGGCGACGACGGCAAGATCGTCGCGGTGGCCGCGGCGAACCTGGGGCGCGACATCGGCGCATCGCGCCGGCTGATCGCGGCGGGGCGGTGCCCGATCCGGTGAAACTCGCCGATCCGGCGGTGAACCTGAAGACGTTCCTGTAACGGCCGGGCGCGCGGGCCGGCTCGGCTCGCGCGTTTGTCGGTTGACGCGAAATCGGGGATATTAGCGGCATCGCCGATCCGCCCGTCCTCCATGCCGCCAGACAAAGCCCTCGAACTGAAACGAAGCAAGCGCCGCGCGCTATGGCTGCTGCTGGCCGCGGTCGCGGTGTTCGTCACGACGATCCTGCTGCCGCGCGGCCCGTGGGTCGACGGCTTCAAGGCCGTGGCCGAGGCCGCGATGGTCGGCGCGCTCGCCGACTGGTTCGCGGTCGTCGCGCTGTTCCGCCGCGTGCCGATCCCGTTCGTGTCGCGCCATACCGAGATCATCCCGAAGAACAAGGACAAGATCGCCGACAACCTCGCGGTGTTCGTGCGCGAGAAGTTCCTCGGCCCCGACGCGCTTGCCGCGCAGATCCGCCAGCACGATCCCGCGCAGAAACTCGGCGCGTGGCTCGGCGAGCCGGCGAACACCGACGCGCTCGGCGGTTATGTGACGAAGCTGATGAGCTTCGCACTCGACATGACCGACGACGCGCGGATCCAGTCGTTCGTCCACGACGCGTTTCGCGCGGTGATCGACCGGGTCGACCTGTCGCAATCGGTTGGCGCGATCCTCGACACGCTGACGAAGGACGGCCGCCACCAGGCGCTGCTCGACGATGCGATCGAACAGGTGGTCGACGTGCTCGACAAGGAGGAGAACCGCGAGGTGATCGCGGGCTTCATCGTCGAATGGCTGAAGACGCAGTACCCGAAGGTCGAGAAGATCATGCCGACGCAGTGGTTCGGCGAGAACGGCGCGCGGATGCTCGCCAGTGCGGTGAGCCGCGT
Encoded proteins:
- a CDS encoding DUF445 domain-containing protein, encoding MPPDKALELKRSKRRALWLLLAAVAVFVTTILLPRGPWVDGFKAVAEAAMVGALADWFAVVALFRRVPIPFVSRHTEIIPKNKDKIADNLAVFVREKFLGPDALAAQIRQHDPAQKLGAWLGEPANTDALGGYVTKLMSFALDMTDDARIQSFVHDAFRAVIDRVDLSQSVGAILDTLTKDGRHQALLDDAIEQVVDVLDKEENREVIAGFIVEWLKTQYPKVEKIMPTQWFGENGARMLASAVSRVLEGVAADPEHELRQRFDRTVARLTERLKHDPAFIEKGEEIRRYIRDGDAFNEYARDLWDQLRAWLKADLARPDSTLHRQAATLGGWLGARLAESPALRASLNEHIEKAVHEMAPDFADFLMRHIRDTVRNWDAREMSRQIELNIGKDLQYIRINGTLVGGLIGLGLYLVSLVPRWAAGWLH
- the andAb gene encoding anthranilate 1,2-dioxygenase ferredoxin subunit AndAb — protein: MTEATLAEWHPLGAFDEFSEDEPAARVAGQKPIAVFRIGDELFAMHDLCTHGHARLSEGYVEDGCVECPLHQGLIDIRTGAPKCAPITEPVRTYPLRIVDGQVEVNVG